In a single window of the Lacerta agilis isolate rLacAgi1 chromosome 15, rLacAgi1.pri, whole genome shotgun sequence genome:
- the LOC117059869 gene encoding LOW QUALITY PROTEIN: peptidyl-prolyl cis-trans isomerase A-like (The sequence of the model RefSeq protein was modified relative to this genomic sequence to represent the inferred CDS: inserted 2 bases in 1 codon), translating into MANPVVFFNIAANGEPMGRVTFELFADKVPKTAENFRALSAGEKGFGXSCFHRIIPWFICQGDDFTCHNGTGGKSIYGEKFAGENFVLKHTGAGILSMANAGLNTNGSQFSICTAKTDWLDGKHVVFGQVKEGMNIVEAMEHFGSRNSKTSKKITVSDWGQLS; encoded by the exons ATGGCCAACCCGGTTGTGTTTTTCAACATCGCTGCCAATGGCGAGCCCATGGGGCGTGTCACCTTTGAGCTGTTTGCAGACAAGGTTCCAAAGACAGCAGAGAATTTCCGTGCCTTGAGCGCTGGGGAGAAAGGTTTTGG GTCCTGCTTCCACAGAATCATTCCTTGGTTCATTTGCCAGGGGGATGACTTTACTTGTCATAATGGAACAGGTGGTAAATCGATTTATGGTGAGAAGTTTGCTGGTGAGAACTTCGTCCTCAAGCACACAGGTGCTGGCATCTTGTCTATGGCAAATGCTGGTCTCAATACAAATGGGTCTCAGTTCTCCATCTGCACTGCCAAAACAGACTGGTTGGATGGGAAACATGTGGTCTTTGGCCAAGTCAAAGAAGGAATGAATATTGTGGAAGCAATGGAGCACTTTGGGTCAAGGAACAGCAAGACAAGCAAGAAGATCACCGTCTCTGACTGGGGGCAGCTGTCATAA